Genomic DNA from Gemmatimonadota bacterium:
GGCAGGGCCAGTTGAGCGCCGAGGCCAACATGCCCTTCTGGCTCCAGCTCGTGGGCAACGGGCTCACGACGACCTGGGCCGCCCACCTGGGTGCCGTGCTTACGCACGCCACCTGGCCGGCGATCACGTGCATCAACCTCTACAGCCACCACCTGCTGACCAAACCCATAGAGGTCGCCGGCGGCTTCCACCGGGTACCGGAGGAACCGGGTCTGGGCGTGACCGTGGACGAAGAGGCGGTGGAGCGTTGGAGGGTGTCTGACGAGACCGTCCAGGAACAGAAGGAAAAGGGCGAACTGTACGACAAGCCCAAACCTCGGATCATCAATTCCGTGATCTACCCGGACGGCACCCGGATACATATCGCGCCCATGAACCGGGCCTACGGATATTTTGTTCAGGGTAACGGACCGGCCCACGCGGACGGGGTCTGTCTCGAGATCGCGCACGACGACGGCTCGAAGGATTGGGCGGATCTCTACGAGCGGGCGTTAGAGCATCCGGTGCGCAGCCGGGGCTAGAATACAGGAGACGGATATTCATGATTAAAATCGCGGAGATTCTCAGCACGGGCCGCAACACGCTCTGGGACCAGGTCAAGCAGATCGGCGTGGATCACGTGGTCACCAGCATGCCGCCCGCGGTGGGCAATGAAAAGGGCTGGGAGTACATGCCCATGCTGCGGATGAAGAACAATTTCAACGACGCGGGCTTCGATGTGGCCGTCATCGAAAGCACGCCGCCGATGCACCGCATCAAGCTGGGTACGGAGGGCCGGGAGGAGGAACTGGACAACGTCTGCACCTTCATCGAAAGCATGGGCCGCGTCGGCATCAAGACCTGGTGCTACAATTGGATGGCGATCCTGAACTGGACCCGCACCTCTTCCACGGTCCCCTCTCGTGGCGGCGCTGTCGTCACCGGCTACGACCACGCCATGATGCAGAACGCGCCGCTGACCGAGGCGGGCGAAGTATCCGAAGACCAGTTATGGGAAACCCTGCACGAATTCCTGGAGCGGGTAACGCCCGTCGCGGAACAGTACGGCGTGGAAATGGCCATGCATCCCGATGATCCGCCGCTCTCGCCGCTGCGGGGCATCGGGCGCATCATGCGATCGGTGGACAACTTTCAGAAACTCCTGGACCTAGTGCCGAGTCCCATGAACGGGGTCACCTTCTGCCAGGGCAACTTCGCCCTCATGACCGACGACCAGCCCGCGGCCATCCGCCACTTCGGCGCGCAACGCAAGATCTTCTTCGTCCATTTCCGGGATGTCCGCGGGGACGTGGAGAACTACGTGGAGACCTTTCACGACGACGGCCCGACCGACATGATGGAATGCCTGCGCGCGTACCGAGATATCGGGTTCGAAGGCGTGCTGCGCCCGGACCACGTGCCGA
This window encodes:
- a CDS encoding mannonate dehydratase — translated: MIKIAEILSTGRNTLWDQVKQIGVDHVVTSMPPAVGNEKGWEYMPMLRMKNNFNDAGFDVAVIESTPPMHRIKLGTEGREEELDNVCTFIESMGRVGIKTWCYNWMAILNWTRTSSTVPSRGGAVVTGYDHAMMQNAPLTEAGEVSEDQLWETLHEFLERVTPVAEQYGVEMAMHPDDPPLSPLRGIGRIMRSVDNFQKLLDLVPSPMNGVTFCQGNFALMTDDQPAAIRHFGAQRKIFFVHFRDVRGDVENYVETFHDDGPTDMMECLRAYRDIGFEGVLRPDHVPTLAGEDNDHPGYSALCRLYAVGYIRGLREAVYREDA